In Myxococcus guangdongensis, the following proteins share a genomic window:
- the gcvH gene encoding glycine cleavage system protein GcvH, whose protein sequence is MSDANIPGDLKYTAEHEWARIQGNKVVVGITHHAQQTLGDVVYVELPKTGAKVAKGEPFGTVESVKAVSELFSPLSGTITKVNEELTEGPETLNEDPYGEGWIIELELSDSSQLGELLDAAAYAELLKNA, encoded by the coding sequence ATGTCCGACGCGAACATCCCCGGCGACCTGAAGTACACCGCAGAGCACGAGTGGGCCCGCATCCAGGGCAACAAGGTGGTGGTCGGCATCACCCACCACGCCCAGCAGACGCTCGGCGACGTGGTCTACGTGGAGCTGCCCAAGACGGGCGCCAAGGTGGCCAAGGGTGAGCCCTTCGGCACCGTCGAGTCCGTGAAGGCCGTCTCCGAGCTGTTCAGCCCCCTGTCCGGCACCATCACCAAGGTCAACGAGGAGCTCACCGAAGGCCCGGAGACGCTCAACGAGGACCCGTACGGTGAGGGGTGGATCATCGAGCTCGAGCTCTCGGACAGCAGCCAGCTGGGCGAGCTGCTGGACGCCGCCGCCTACGCCGAGCTGCTCAAGAACGCCTGA
- the gcvT gene encoding glycine cleavage system aminomethyltransferase GcvT → MTRRTPLNEAHRALGARMVDFAGWDMPVQYSSVIAEHEAVRNAVGLFDVSHMGEVEFKGPGALETVNGLISNDLARIADGQAVYAGLLNEQGGFVDDVVAYRFSPERILICVNASNREKDFAWMKAHARGVTPVDRSDDYAQIAVQGPKAVGLVQRLTKTDVSQVGTYRFAEGEVAGKRAIISRTGYTGEDGFELYCAPGDAAALWSALLTEGQQDGVKACGLGARDSLRTEMKYALYGNDIDDAHTALEAGLGWIVKLDKAGGFIGKDALVAQKAAGVKRKLVGFELTGAGIPRHGYPIKKDGNLVGETTSGTMGPTVKKPIGIGYVPTELSAEGSTFDVEIRGRAVPAVVVKTPFLKKS, encoded by the coding sequence ATGACCCGGCGTACGCCGCTCAACGAGGCCCACCGCGCGCTGGGCGCTCGGATGGTGGACTTCGCGGGCTGGGACATGCCCGTGCAGTATTCCTCTGTCATCGCCGAGCACGAGGCGGTGCGCAACGCCGTCGGCCTCTTCGACGTGTCGCACATGGGCGAGGTGGAGTTCAAAGGCCCTGGCGCGCTGGAGACGGTCAACGGCCTCATCTCCAATGACCTCGCCCGCATCGCGGACGGCCAGGCGGTCTACGCGGGCCTGCTCAACGAGCAGGGAGGCTTCGTCGACGACGTCGTCGCCTACCGCTTCAGCCCCGAGCGCATCCTCATCTGCGTCAACGCCAGCAACCGCGAGAAGGACTTCGCGTGGATGAAGGCGCACGCGCGCGGCGTCACCCCCGTGGACCGGAGCGACGACTACGCGCAGATCGCCGTGCAGGGCCCCAAGGCCGTGGGCCTGGTGCAGCGGCTCACCAAGACGGACGTGTCCCAGGTGGGCACCTACCGCTTCGCGGAGGGCGAGGTCGCGGGCAAGCGCGCCATCATCTCCCGCACCGGCTACACGGGTGAGGACGGCTTCGAGCTGTACTGCGCCCCGGGTGACGCGGCGGCCCTGTGGAGCGCGCTGCTCACGGAAGGCCAGCAGGACGGCGTCAAGGCGTGCGGCCTGGGCGCGCGCGACAGCCTGCGCACGGAGATGAAGTACGCGCTCTACGGCAACGACATCGACGATGCCCACACCGCGCTGGAGGCGGGCCTGGGGTGGATCGTCAAGCTGGACAAGGCGGGCGGCTTCATCGGCAAGGACGCGCTGGTGGCCCAGAAGGCCGCGGGCGTGAAGCGCAAGCTGGTGGGCTTCGAGCTGACCGGCGCCGGCATCCCCCGCCACGGCTACCCCATCAAGAAGGACGGCAACCTGGTGGGCGAGACCACCAGCGGCACCATGGGCCCCACGGTGAAGAAGCCCATCGGCATCGGCTACGTGCCCACGGAGCTGTCCGCCGAGGGCTCCACGTTCGACGTGGAGATCCGCGGCCGCGCCGTGCCCGCCGTCGTCGTCAAGACGCCCTTCCTCAAGAAGTCCTGA
- the metF gene encoding methylenetetrahydrofolate reductase [NAD(P)H], whose product MKIRNRLNPSNPCFSFEFFPPKTDEGVANLLRTLEDLAPLEPGFVSVTYGAGGSTRDRTLELVTRIKQQTGIEAMAHLTCVGHTQGELRDVLQRLADAKLDNVLVLRGDPPQGQTTFQPTEGGFSYASELVRFIREEDFNFCLGGACYPEGHVETASRDDDLRHLKAKVDAGLDFVVTQLFFDNAFYFDFVERARRAGINIPIVPGIMPITNYEQVQRFTRMCGATVPMRLGLQLERVKDQPDALVQLGVAHATVQCMELLSRGVPGIHFYTLNKSPATRMIVSALRAHL is encoded by the coding sequence ATGAAGATTCGTAATCGGTTGAATCCGTCCAACCCTTGCTTCTCCTTCGAGTTCTTCCCCCCGAAGACGGACGAGGGGGTGGCCAACCTGCTCCGGACGCTGGAGGACCTGGCGCCCCTGGAGCCGGGGTTCGTGTCCGTCACGTACGGGGCCGGCGGCAGCACCCGCGACAGGACGCTGGAGCTGGTCACCCGCATCAAGCAGCAGACGGGCATCGAGGCGATGGCCCACCTGACGTGCGTGGGGCACACCCAGGGCGAGCTGCGGGACGTGCTCCAGCGCCTGGCCGACGCGAAGCTGGACAACGTGCTGGTGCTGCGCGGGGACCCGCCCCAGGGCCAGACGACCTTCCAGCCCACCGAGGGCGGCTTCTCCTATGCGTCGGAGCTGGTGCGATTCATCCGAGAAGAGGATTTCAACTTCTGCCTGGGGGGCGCGTGCTATCCGGAGGGCCACGTGGAGACGGCCTCCCGTGACGACGACCTGCGTCATCTGAAGGCGAAGGTCGACGCGGGGCTGGACTTCGTCGTGACGCAGCTCTTCTTCGACAACGCGTTCTACTTCGACTTCGTGGAGCGGGCCCGCCGCGCGGGCATCAACATCCCCATCGTCCCCGGCATCATGCCCATCACCAACTACGAGCAGGTGCAGCGCTTCACGCGCATGTGCGGAGCCACGGTGCCCATGCGCCTGGGGCTCCAGTTGGAGCGGGTGAAGGACCAGCCAGACGCGCTGGTGCAGCTGGGCGTGGCGCACGCCACGGTGCAGTGCATGGAGCTGTTGTCGCGCGGCGTGCCCGGCATCCACTTCTACACGCTCAACAAGTCCCCGGCGACGCGGATGATCGTGAGCGCCCTGCGAGCCCATCTATGA
- a CDS encoding sensor histidine kinase, with the protein MATNLEVESLVGRATSAHAGKRESRSCPAVPTTESGRLASLSSDGAMATRARALVAEYLAAVRARADRLCLGLMVGQWLFALGLAWVTSMPSWGPAPHLSPDPLWGAVLLGGPLSIIPVTLAFLRPGAVVTRQVMAVTQVLWSVLLVHLSGGRLETYFHVFGSLALLSFYRDIHVLVTAGVTAVVVHVARSIGWPEPGAAFAGGPSWSALELTFWVGLVDGVLVLACRGVLREMTRVAERQVLLERACERERQERVRLVEHSGRELRDSRERVARMEKLATVGQLTATVSHELRNPLAAARTANAAVVRRLRNVGGAQEDERLQRFLGIIERELSVCASLTSEMLELVRDRPLVLQPCSLHGLVEEVIDLVPAREAVRVVNHVSAGLEPPWVDRELLRKVLINLVQNAVESMPRGREGKVEVSAEMASGCAFHIRVADNGDGIPASVLERIFEPLFTTKEHGTGLGLTVVSSTLRQHGGTLRVESREGEGSVFTVSLPGTRAASGVACPS; encoded by the coding sequence ATGGCGACCAATCTTGAAGTGGAATCGCTCGTGGGCCGGGCGACGTCAGCGCATGCGGGCAAGCGGGAGTCCCGCTCGTGTCCGGCCGTGCCGACGACGGAGTCCGGACGGCTGGCCTCGTTGTCGTCCGATGGGGCGATGGCGACGCGTGCGCGAGCGCTGGTGGCGGAGTACCTGGCCGCGGTGCGGGCCCGCGCGGACCGGCTGTGTCTGGGGTTGATGGTGGGCCAATGGCTCTTCGCGCTCGGCCTCGCGTGGGTGACGTCCATGCCCTCGTGGGGACCGGCGCCCCACCTGTCGCCCGATCCCCTGTGGGGGGCGGTGCTGTTGGGTGGGCCTCTGTCCATCATCCCGGTGACGCTGGCGTTCCTGCGGCCGGGCGCCGTGGTGACGCGGCAGGTGATGGCGGTGACGCAGGTGTTGTGGTCCGTGCTGCTCGTGCACCTGTCGGGCGGGAGGCTGGAGACGTACTTCCATGTCTTCGGCTCGCTGGCGCTCTTGAGCTTCTACCGGGACATCCACGTGCTGGTGACGGCGGGGGTGACGGCGGTGGTGGTGCACGTGGCGCGCAGCATCGGGTGGCCGGAGCCGGGGGCGGCCTTCGCGGGGGGGCCGTCGTGGAGCGCGCTGGAGCTGACGTTCTGGGTGGGCCTGGTGGATGGGGTGCTGGTGCTCGCGTGCCGGGGCGTGCTGCGGGAGATGACGCGCGTGGCGGAGCGGCAGGTGCTGTTGGAGCGGGCGTGCGAGCGGGAGCGGCAGGAGCGGGTGCGGTTGGTGGAGCACAGCGGCCGGGAGCTGCGCGACTCGCGTGAGCGGGTGGCCCGGATGGAGAAGCTCGCGACGGTGGGACAGCTGACGGCCACGGTGAGCCACGAGCTGCGAAACCCCCTGGCCGCGGCGCGCACGGCGAACGCGGCGGTGGTGCGGCGGCTGCGCAACGTGGGCGGCGCGCAGGAGGACGAGCGGCTCCAGCGCTTCCTGGGCATCATCGAGCGGGAGCTGTCCGTCTGCGCCAGCCTCACGTCGGAGATGCTGGAGCTGGTGCGGGACAGGCCGCTGGTGCTCCAGCCGTGCTCGCTGCACGGGTTGGTGGAGGAGGTCATCGACCTGGTCCCCGCGCGCGAGGCGGTGCGCGTGGTCAACCACGTGTCCGCGGGCCTGGAGCCGCCCTGGGTGGACCGGGAGCTCTTGCGCAAGGTGCTCATCAACCTGGTGCAGAACGCGGTGGAGTCCATGCCGCGAGGCCGCGAGGGCAAAGTGGAGGTCTCCGCGGAGATGGCCAGCGGGTGTGCCTTCCACATCCGCGTGGCCGACAACGGGGATGGGATTCCGGCGAGCGTGCTCGAGCGCATCTTCGAGCCGCTCTTCACCACCAAGGAGCACGGCACCGGCCTGGGCCTGACGGTGGTCTCCTCCACCCTCCGGCAGCACGGCGGCACGCTCCGGGTGGAGAGCCGCGAGGGGGAGGGCAGCGTCTTCACCGTCAGCCTGCCGGGGACACGGGCGGCGAGCGGTGTCGCCTGCCCGTCGTGA